CCTTAGCGGTTCGCACCCTGTCAGGCTCGATCTCGATCCCGCAGACGCGCACATCCGAGCGGACGGCCTGAAGACGCTCAAAAAGTTCGACGGCGGTAGCCGGCGAGGCGCCATAGCCCAGGTCCACAACCAAAGGGTCGACGGCGGCGCGGAGCCGCCACGCCTGCGGACCGGCGAGCCACCGATCGAGGCGGCGCATACGGTTGGGATTGGTGGTGCCGCGGGTGACGTTGCCAACAGGCTTCCCACTTCGACTTCGGGAAGTACTGACCCGTTCCGCTTTTTGCACCACGGTCCCCACTTTATCCTGCAACGCGGGGTCACTTATGGCCCGTTCGGAGCCGTCTAATGGGCCATAAGTGACCTCGCGTTGAGAAACGTAACGCCCGGCAAGGCACAGGACCCCTCGGCTAGGATGAAAACCATGACTTACAAGCTGATTCTGCTGCGCCACGGCCACAGCGACTGGAACGCCAAGAACCTGTTCACCGGCTGGGTGGACGTAGACCTGAACGACCAAGGCCGCGAAGAAGCAGTGCGCGGTGGGGAACTCCTGGTTGAGAACAACATCCTCCCGGACATCCTCTACACCTCGCTCCTGAAGCGGGCCATCAACACTGCCAACATGGCACTGGACAAGGCCGACCGCGGCTGGATCCCCGTCAAGCGCGACTGGCGACTCAACGAGCGCCACTATGGTGCGCTGCAGGGCAAGGACAAGGCCCAGACCCTCGCCGAGTTCGGCGAAGAGCAGTTCATGGAATGGCGCCGCAGCTACGACACCCCGCCGCCGCCCCTGTCCGACGACAGCGAATTCTCGCAGGCACACGACGTCCGCTACAAGGACCTCGGTGACGCCCTTCCGCGCACCGAATGCCTCAAGGACGTCCTTGTCCGCCTCCTCCCGTACTGGGAATCGGACATCAAGGAAGACCTCAAGGCTGGCAAGACCGTCCTGGTCACCGCGCACGGCAACTCCCTGCGCGCCCTGGTCAAGCACCTTGATGGCATCAGCGATGACGCCATTGCAGGATTGAACATCCCCACGGGCATCCCGCTGGTCTACGAACTGGACGAGGACTTCCAGCCGATCAACCCGGGCGGCACGTACCTGGACCCCGAGGCTGCGGCAGATGCGATTCTGGCTGTAGCCAACCAGGGCAAGAAGTAGGTTCTCCGCTACTGCCGCGGCGGCTGCTCGGTCGTTCCTCCCTTGGACGCAGCTCGCCCGCGGCACCAGCTACGAAGCGGTTTTAATCGACGACGGCGGCCGGTCACCTTAGGTGACCGGCCGCCGTCGCTGTTTACGTTGCAGGGAAGCTGCTAGAAACCCTCAGGCTGCCATTCGCCGGTCACCAGGTACGTGACCTTGCGGGCAACGGAGACGCCGTGGTCGGCGAAGCGCTCGAAGTAGCGGCTGGCCAGGGCCACATCCACGGTGGTGGAAGCAGTCTCGTTCCAGTCAGGGGAGGCGATCGCCTTGAAGACGCTGAGGTGGAGGTCGTCCACGGCGATGTTGATCTTGAGGATGTCGCGGGCCACCTCGAGGTTGCGGGTCTGGAGGAGTTCGATGACCTTGGCCGTGATGTCGATGTCGTGCTGGGCCATCGCTTTGAAGGTCTGGGTCAGCAACGCCGGGATGACGGTGGCGGGGTAGCGGAGGCGGGCCAGCTGCGCTACGTGTCGGGCGAGGTCACCCATCCGCTCCAGCGATGCGCTCATGCGGAGCGAACCAACAATCATGCGGAGGTCGCTGGCAACGGGACCCTGCAATGCCAGGATGTCGATGGCACGTTCGTCGAGGCTGTTCTGCAGGAAGTCGATGCGTGCGTCTGCAGCGATGACGTCCTGGGCAAGATCGACGTCGGCGCCTTCGAAGGCCGTAGTGGCCTTCGTGATTGCTTCGTGAACCAGTTTGGAAATCTCGACGAGGTCGTCACCGACCTGGGTGAGCTCCTCCTGAAAAACCTTGCGCACTAAGGCGTCCTTTCCTTGGAAATCCCGTCCTATGGTGGGGTGCGGATTTCAAATACCATTGGCAGTCCAACCAGTAACTGTGTCAGGAGCCAGTGAACGGTTGCGCACCTTTAGATGAACGTTAGTTGAACCGCCCCCGTTTGGCACCGGATCAACACTTTGGCGAGATTCAAGAGCATAAGCTGGACACGTGGATCCGTTGCTTATAGGTGTCGTTGCAGGCTTGGTTGGCCTGTCACTGGGCGTCTTTGGCATGCTCGCTTTCAGGATCAGCGAGCGGCAGCGCAGGATCGTGGACCTGGACGTTACCGAGCCACTGCTTCCGGAAGGTGCAGCGGAGGTGCTTGCCGTCGTCGGCCGCGCGTTTGTGGTGGTCGATGCGATCGATGGCGTGGTCCGCGCGAGTCCGGCAGCGTACGCCTACGGACTGGTCCGCGGCCACACAGTGGTTCACAAGCAGCTCCTGGACATGACCGCAAAGGTCCGTCGCGATGGCGTGATCCTGGAGCAGCAGTACGAACTTCCCCGCGGCCCGCTCGGCAAGGGCACCATCGTGGTCCAAGTGCGGGCAGCCATGTTGGGTTGGGAGTACATCGTGCTCCTGGCCGACGACCGTACCGAGATCACCCGCACGGAGGAGATCCGCAACGACTTCGTGGCCAACGTTTCCCACGAACTCAAGACGCCGGTGGGTGCTATTTCGCTGTTGGCTGAGGCCCTGGAAGCCTCGCCTGACGATGAGGAAGCAGTTCGCCGCTTCGCCAAACGCATGCATAAAGAATCCGGACGCCTCGCCGCGCTGGTCCAGGACATCATTGAGCTTTCCCGTCTTCAGGGTGCAAATGTTGCCCAACAGGGCCACACGGTGGACATCAACACTGTGATTACCGAGGCAGTGGACCGCTCGCAGCTCCCGGCCGAGAGCAAGAATATCCAGATCCTGGTGGGTGGCCATTCAGATTCCCTGGTGTTCGGTGACAGGGACCTGCTGGTCACCGCCCTGCGCAACCTGATCGACAACGCCATCCGCTACTCGCCGGAGAACACCCGGGTGGGCGTTGGAGTCCGGACGCGGGAGGGGGTCGTGGCTATTTCAGTCACGGACCAGGGCGAGGGCCTCACCCCGGAGGACCAGGAACGCGTCTTCGAACGCTTCTACCGGGTGGACGCTGCACGCTCCCGGCACACCGGCGGCACCGGCCTCGGCCTCAGCATCGTTAAGCATGTTGTGTCCAACCATGGTGGCGAGGTCACCGTGTGGTCCCAGCCTGGTCAAGGCTCAACGTTCACCATCCGCTTGCCCGAGATGGAAGGCCAGGACGACGACGCCGGCCTCCCGGCTCATGCTGCGTCCACTGCTGAGTCCCCGGAGCTACCAGCGGGGGGTGCCGCCGTCGAAACCCACCACGCGACTCAGCAACCGCATCACGCGAATTAACCGCATCACGCGAATCAACCGCATTACGGGAATCAACAAGGGGCGCCGGCGGCGCCCAAGAGCAAGGAGCCAGCGCTTGAGCAGGATTTTGATAGTGGAGGACGAAGAGTCCTTCAGCGACCCCCTGTCCTACCTTTTGGGCAAAGAGGGTTTCGACGTCGAGGTAGTGGATAACGGCACCGACGCCTTGGTGGAATTCGACCGGAATGGGGCCGACCTCGTCCTGCTGGATCTCCAGCTGCCTGGAACGCCGGGCACGGAGGTGTGCCGTCAACTGCGCCAGCGTTCCAGCGTGCCGGTGATCATGCTGACCGCCAAGGACTCGGAGATCGACAAAGTGGTTGGCCTGGAGCTGGGTGCAGACGATTACGTCACCAAGCCGTACTCCTCACGCGAACTCGTAGCGCGGGTGCGTGCAGTGCTCCGCAGGCAGGGTGAACCCGAAGAGCTGATCACCTCCACCGTGCAGGCCGGACCCGTCCGCATGGATATTGAGCGCCACGTGGTGAGCGTAAACGGCGAACAGGTATCACTGCCGTTGAAGGAATTTGAACTCCTTGAAATGCTGCTCCGCAATTCCGGGCGTGTGCTCACCCGGGGCCAGCTGATCGACCGCGTGTGGGGTTCAGACTACGTAGGCGATACCAAGACCCTTGATGTCCACGTAAAGCGCCTGCGCAGCAAGATTGAGCCGGATCCGTCCGTTCCGAGGTACCTGGTGACGGTGCGTGGACTGGGCTACAAGTTCGAGCCGTAAAGCTAAGTCAGTCGGCATTTAGCCAGCAGACTGTCAAGACAACAACAAGGAAGGGTTCCGCCGAAGCGGAACCCTTCCTTGTTGTCTTTGCTTGTAGCCAGCCTGCTAGTGGCCGGCAGCTGCAGATTCGGTGGCGGTCGGCGTTGCAGTCGACGTTGCCGTGGAAGTCGAAGACGGAGTTGCCGAGGCGCTCGAGGAGGGCAAGTATTCCTTGTACTCAGGGAGCGTGCCATCAACTACGGGAACGTTGATTTTTGCGGTGTCCGAACCGCTGCGAATGGTTACCGGGCTCAGTCCACCGGGCTTGGTGCCGGCGGAGCTAAGGACCGCAGCGTCGGATTCGCTATTCAGGTACGTCTCCGAGTTCGCCTTAACGGGAATCTCCGTCTGGGCCCCATTTGCACCACTGATGGTCAGGGTTGCATCCGAGTTGGACTTGTTGAACACTGCGCCGATCACGCGGCCGGGCTGGTTCTCGCCGGAGGCGACGATCAGCATGTTGCGCAACTGCAGCTGGCCGAGATCTGCTCTGATCCCGTCCGATGCTGAGTACTGGTGGGAAGTCTGCTGGGCGTTGACGAAGCCGCAGCCGGTAACGGACAGAAGACCGACGCCGATTGCAGCCGCCGCAATTGCCAGCTTGCCGCGCTGGACAGGGTTCATCGCAGTAATGCGCACGACACCTACTCCTCAAGAGTCATTGGAACACTTTTCAGCCATAGCCTATCGGCAAAGCGGCCGAAATAAGGATTCGAGAAGGCATTGTGGCGAACGCGACCGGGAAGATCCGACGCGCAGCTTGCTTCCGTGAAGCATCTTTCGGGGCTCACGTCAAGGGGTATCGTGAGCTCGTTTGGGGCCTATTTCCCTTTATTGGCGCGGCTGGAGGCCCCGTCGGGTGCCAGTCGTATGCCTTAATCGTGATAGACTAGTCTGCGGGAAAGGGGAAAGTCCACATGGTTTTTGAGGTCGGCGAGACAGTAGTTTACCCTCACCACGGTGCAGCAAAAATTGAGGAAATCAAGATGCGCACCATCAAGGGCGAAGAGAAGATGTATCTCAAGCTCAAGGTGGCTCAGGGTGATCTGACCATTGAAGTTCCAGCAGAGAACGTTGACCTTGTTGGGGTCAGGGACGTAGTGGGCAAAGAAGGCTTGGAGCACGTATTTGACGTTCTCCGCGCCGAGTTCACTGAGGAGCCTACCAACTGGTCACGTCGTTACAAGGCAAACCTGGAGAAGCTTGCTTCGGGCGATGTCATCAAGGTGGCGGAGGTCGTTCGCGATCTTTGGCGTCGTGATCATGATCGCGGCCTTTCCGCAGGTGAGAAGCGCATGCTGGCCAAGGCGCGGCAGATTCTGATTTCAGAACTGGCCCTGGCTGAGAAGACGGACGAAGAGAAGGCAGCAAGCGTTCTTGACGAGGTCTTGGCTTCCTAAGAATTGATACCCGGTGGTGCGAAAGCGCCGCCGGGTTTCTTTTTGCCGCAAAGTAACCGCAGCAGCGGAATTACCCGGCATGTGGGTTTTCCATGCACATTCCGCATAACCTTGGGCGCATGAGTATTCCTTCCAAACGCGCTGTTACGGCGGTGATCGTGGTGGCTGCCGGCTCGGGCGAGCGCCTCGGCTACGGCATGCCCAAAGCCAAAGTTCCTCTCGGTGGTGAAACCATCCTGATGCACGCCCTTCGTGGCGTTGTCGCTGCCGATGTTGCGCGCCAGATCTGCGTTGCAGTGCCCAAGGGGGATGCGGAACTCCGCCAACTGATTGCCGGGTTCACCGTTGAACTGGTAGATGGTGGCCCTGAAATAACCGTCGTCGACGGCGGGTCCACCCGTGCTGACTCCGTCCGCGCTGCTTTGGCTGCTTTGGAAGACGGCACCGAAGCCGTGCTCGTCCATGACGCAGCCCGCGCACTGACCCCCGAGCGCGTATTCCAGCGCGTAGCCGATGCTTTGGCCTCCGGCGCCAAGGCCGTCATTCCGGCCATGCCTGTGGTGGACACCATCAAGACCGTGGCCCAGACCAGTGCTTCGGACTCCGGCATCGCCCCGGAAGTTGTCACGGGAACAGCACCCCGGGAACAGCTCAGGGCAGTTCAGACGCCGCAGGGCTTCGACCTCGCAACGTTGCGCCGCGCGCACGACGCTGCCGAGCTCTTTGATGACAAGCAGGCCGCCGCAGTCACGGATGACGCCATGCTGGTTGAGCTTCTGGGCGTTCCGGTCCACGCAGTCCGCGGGGCCAGCCAGTCGCTGAAGATCACTACGCCCCTGGATCTCATCATTGCCGAAGGCCTCTTGGAGGGCCCTCTCGGAATGCGCTGGGTGGAAGGCTGATGGCGGCTCCGCAAGCTGCAGGCCTTCCCGGACACTCGGTCCTGCCTCGTACCGGAATCGGCGTCGACGTGCACGCATTCGCACCGGAGGACGATCCCCAGCCGCTCTGGTTGGGTGGCCTCTTTTGGGAAGGCGAGCAGGGGCTGTCAGGACATTCCGACGGCGATTGCGTCGCCCATGCGGCTGCCGACGCCCTGTTTTCCGCGTGTGGAATTGGTGACCTTGGCACCCATTTCGGCACTGACCGCCCCGAGTTCGCCGGTGCCTCCGGGGTAAAGCTCCTCGGTGAGGCTGCGCGGATAGTCAGGGCCGCAGGGTTCGAGATCGGCAATGTCGCCGTCCAATTCGTAGCCAACCGCCCCAAGTTCGGCCCCCGCCGCGAAGAATCCCAAAGGATCCTGACCGAAGCCGCGAACGCACCAGTCAGCGTCACAGCCACCACCAGCGATGGTTTGGGATTTACTGGCCGCGGTGAAGGAATTTCTGCAATTGCCACCGCCCTCGTCTACCCCGTCCAAGGAGAAACCCAGCCCGGTTCCACTGAAGGTGGGCTGAATGACTAAGGTGCGTTCCGGCGTCGTGCGTTCCGCCCTACTCTTGTCCGCGAGCGTGGCTGCTGCGCTCCTGCTCGGCGGCTGTGCAGGGACGCCGAAGATGGATGTGAAGGCCAGTTGCGAGTTCCTCAACAACGACACCTTCAAGCCCGACGGCAACCAACAGCAGCAGTCCAAGCAGATCGCTGCCCACTATCACGAGATCGCGGACAAGCTGGCTCCGGAAATCGGCGATCCCATCAAGGAGATGGCCGCCATCATGGACAAAGCCGCCGCTTCCTCGCTGGGAGCAACCACTCAGGAACAGCAACAACAGCTGACCGTGCATTTCAACAAAATCGGCGAGTACTGCAAGTAGGCAGGTCACGCCGCGTCATCGGCTAATCTGGAGCGGTGACCCTGCGCTTCTATGACACCGCCTCCGCCGAAGTCCGCGACTTCGTTCCCCTCGAACAGGGCAAGGCCAGCGTGTACTACTGCGGGGCTACTGTCCAGGGCATGCCGCACGTTGGGCACGTCAGGTCGGCAATCGCGTTTGATCAGCTGACGCGCTGGCTCGAATTCCGTGGCCTTCGCGTCACAGTAGTCCGCAACGTCACGGACATCGACGACAAAATCCTGGCCAAGTCCGAGCAATCCTTCGGCCCCGAGTGGGCTGCCGAGCCGACGGCGCGGAAAGACGAGGAGTGGTGGGCTTTGGCTTACCGCTATGAGCAGGAATTCGAGAACGCCTACGAATCCCTCGGCGTCCAGCGGCCGACGTACGAGCCCCGTGCCACCGGGCACATTCCGGAAATGCACGCGCTGATCCAGCGGCTGATCGACCGCGGCCATGCCTACCCCGCACTGGACGACTCGGGAGACGTCTATTTCGACGTCCGCTCCTGGAGCAAGTACGGTTCGCTGACGCGGCAGAACATTGATGACATGCAGGGAGCGCCCGACGCCGACCCCCGCGGCAAGCGCGATGCGCGCGACTTCGCGCTGTGGAAGGGTTACAAGGACGGCGAACCCGTCACCGCCAAATGGGAATCCCCTTGGGGAGCGGGACGACCCGGATGGCACCTCGAATGCTCCGCCATGGTCACCAAATACCTGGGCACGCGCTTCGACATCCATGGTGGGGGACTGGACCTCCGATTCCCGCATCACGAGAACGAGATGGCCCAGTCCCAGGCTGCAGGCGACGAATTCGCCAATTTCTGGATGCACAACGGCATGGTGACCTACGAGGGCGAAAAGATGTCCAAGTCCATCGGCAACACGGTGAGTCCTGCGGAAATGCTTGAGTTGGCCTCGCCCCGGGTGGTTCGCTATTACCTCGGGCAGGCGCACTACCGGTCCGTACTGGACTATCGGCCTACGTCACTGCAGGAAGCAGCCGCCGCCGTCGAACGCATTGATGGCTTCATTGCCAAGGCCGCCGCGAAGGTGGGGCAGCAGGTCAGTGAGCCGACGAGCTACACCGAGGGTGCCCAGGCCGCGATGCCCACCGCCTTCGTGGCCGCTATGGACGACGACCTCAATGTCCCTCAGGCGCTGGGTGTCCTGCACGAGACTGTTCGGGCTGGCAACACGGCCTTGGCCGCCGGCGACCTGGACGCCGTCAAGGACGCCCTCTCCAGCGTCCACGCCATGACAAATGTCCTTGGCCTGGATTCCGTGAAGCGCCCGGAGGCCGTGCAAAGCCGCGAACATGCGGCCCTGGAGATTTTGGTGGAAGCACAACTCGAGGCCCGCGCCGCCGCCAGAGCACACAAGGACTGGGCCGCGTCCGACGCCATCCGCGACACGCTCGCGGCCGCCGGGGTCGTCGTCGAAGATGGTGCGGAAGGCGCTACCTGGAGCCTGAAACGCGACTGACAAACCGACGCCACCGCCGAATTGCATTGGGTCAGTAGACTGGAATGCAGACTCATTAATTTCAAGCAAGGTGGACAGAATGGCCAACCACGGTCGCCCGGGTGCAATCCGCAAGAGCAAGAAGGGCCCCTCCACGGGTACCGGAGGCCACGGTCGCAAGGCCCTCGAAGGCAAGGGGCCCACCCCCAAGGCCGAGGAACGGACCTACCACAAGGCGTACAAGAACAAGCAGCTTTCCGAGCGTTCGGCCGCCAAACGCGGTCCGGCACGCCCGGGTACCGGCGCCCGCTCCGGCCCCAAGGGTCGCGCAACTGAAGAGCTGGTCACCGGCCGCAACTCGGTCGTGGAAGCGCTGCGCGCCGGCATCCCTGCCAAGGCCCTGCACGTCGCCATCCGCATCGAAATGGATGACCGCGTCAAGGAGTCCCTCAAGCTTGCAGCCGAACGCGGTATCCCGCTCCTCGAAACCGGCAAGCCCGAACTGGACCGCATGACCGAGGACGCCGTCCACCAGGGCCTGGTCCTGCAGATCCCGCCGTACGAGTACGAAGACGCTTACGACCTCGCCGAGACCACCATCGCCAAGTGGAAGAAGGGGCACATCTCCAACGCCCCGATCTTCGTTGCCCTCGACGGCATCACCGATCCCCGCAACCTCGGCGCGATTATCCGCTCAGTCTCCGCGTTCAGTGGCCACGGAGTCATCGTCCCCGAGCGCCGGTCCGTCGGCGTCACGGCATCGGCATGGAAGACCAGTGCCGGCGCAGCAGTCCGCGTACCCGTGGCCCGCGCGTCCAACCTGAACAACGCCCTCAAGCAGTTCAAGAACATGGGCATCTATGTGCTCGGACTGGACGGCGACGGCGACGTCTCACTGCCCGACCTCACGGTAGCCACCGAGCCCGTTTGCATCGTGGTCGGCTCAGAAGGCAAGGGCCTGAGCCGGCTCGTCCGCGAAAACTGCGACCAGATCGTCTCGATCCCGATCGACTCCGCCATGGAGTCGCTCAACGCATCCATGGCTGTGGGTATCTCGCTGTACGAGGTGTCGAGGCAGCGCGCCAGCTAGTCCCCGAGGCGCCGCAAGCGAGTCAGCGAGGCGGCGCAAGCGCCATCCTCCGCGTGCTGCTCCTTCGTCGCTTTGACGCACGCTTCCGGATGCCGCTTGCGCCGCCTTTGGATCCTCTCTCACATCCCGCGGGTTTTTTACGGATGCTCGTTCACATCCCGCGGCTTTTTTACGGATGCTCGTTCACATCCCGCGCGTTTTTTACGGATGCTCGTTCACTTCCTGACCGTTTTCGGCAAGCGCTCTCTCACGTCGTCATCGTGGGGGAGCGTTTGCTGTTCTTCAGGAAAGGAGCACGACGTCGGTACCTGGCGCGGGCGGACCGGTCACCCTTTGGGCGGATGTGAGAGAGCATCGGCCAGAAGGTATCCGGATGTGAGAGAAGATCCGCCCAGAAGCCGCAGGATGTGAGAGAACGTCAGAAGTCGCGGCGGTTGGCCAGGACCGGGAGCTTCTGGCGGGCTTCTTCCACGACGGCGGGGTCGAGGTCGGCGAAGAGGAGCCCAGGTTCGCCGTCGAGGGCTTCCAGGACTTGCCCGAAGGGGGACACGACGGCGGAGTACCCCACTCCCGTTGGCGCGGCACCCTTGACCTCAACACCTTGCGTAGCAGGATCTCCTTGGCCACAGGCAAGCACGAACGTGGTGGTGTCCACCGCCCGGGCGCGGGACAGGAGCTGCCATTGATCGGCCTTGCCCGGTCCGGCTCCCCACGATGCCGCCACGATGTTCACCACGGCACCACGCAACGCGTTGGCTGTGAACAGTGCCGGGAAACGGATGTCGTAGCAGGTGGCCAAACCAAAGGTGACGCCGCCGACGTCGAACGTCACTGGGTGTGTTCCCGCCTCAACCGTGTCCGACTCCGCGAAGCCGAACGCGTCGAAGAGGTGGATCTTGTCGTAGCTGGTCTCCACGCCGGGGCCTGTGACCATGAGAGTGTTCCGCACGCGGCGCCCGCCGGAATCCGAAGCGGAGCCGGGCGTGAACATGCCGGCCACGATCACCAGCTGCAATTCGTTGGCGAGCTCGCGCACCCCGCTTGCCCAGGGGCCGTCAAGAGGTTCGGCGATATCCAGCAGGGAGTTACCGAACGCGCGCATCATTGCTTCGGGGAAAACAACAAGCTCCGCGCCGCCATCCTTGGCGCGGCGGGCGTACTCTTCCAGAAGCCGCAGATTGTCAGCCAGGTCCCGTCCGGTGATGACTTGAGCGAGTGCAACGCGCACGATTGAACCTCCAGTTCTGTCAGTCCCAGTATGGCAAGGCTGCAGTCAACCTACAGCCGCAGCGACATATTCGGGGGAGCCGATACGAATGTGCTGTTGCCCCGGCAAAGCGTTCCAGCACGTGAGCGGCCCGGAACTACGACCGCGGCCGGTACGTACCGGAAATTTGACGTGGTGCGCGCCGTCACACGGGAGGCTGACTCAGCACTCATCCTGTATGGAACTAAACTTGCAAGCAATGGTTATGCCTATTTTGGACCCAGCAGCCGCCCTGGATGCATCGCGCCCCAGGCCCTTCGGACTGAGCAAGCCCCAGCCCGACTTCTTTGATGCAGTCACCCAGCAGACAGACAACGTGAACGTTGCAGTGTTTGCACCCGACCTGGAACGCGTTGAAGTGGCGTACCAGGCACCGGGTGATGGTTGGCGGGTTCACACCCTTCCCAACCTGGAGGATGGTGTGCACTTTGGCATCGTCAGCGGCATGCCGCCGGGCACACGCTACGGTTTCCGCGCCGCTCCAGCTGAGGGCGGGCTGCCGATGTCAGTACCGGCACTGGATGTTGATGACGACGGCGAACAGTCACTGTTGCTGGATCCCTATGGTCGCGCTGTGGATCAGCGGGGCGAATTCCTCACGAGTGTCCATATGGCATCGGATTTTGACTGGGGCGACGACGCGCCGCCGCGGACACCCATGCGTACGTCGGTGATCTACGAGGCCCACGTACGTGGTCAGACGATGCTCCACCCGGACATCCCGGAGCACCTCCGCGGCACCTATGCCGGGATGGCACACCCCGTGATGATCCAGCATCTGACCGAGCTTGGAATCACTGCCGTGCAACTCCTGCCCATCCACTTCCACCTGGACGAGTCCCACCTCCAGGACCTGGGCATGACGAACTACTGGGGATACAACACTGCTGCCTTCTTCGCCCCTCACTCCGACTACGCTACGGAGGCTGCGCGGAACGCAGGCCCCCACGCTGTGCAGGACGAGCTCAAGGGCATGATCAAGTTGCTCCACGCGGCCGGCATCGAGGTCCTTCTGGACGTGGTCTACAACCACACCGCGGAAGCCGGACCGGACGGGCCCGCGTTGAGTTTCCGTGGCCTCGCGGAGAAGCGCTACTACCGGCACGATGCACATGGGCGCTATCTGGATACCACTGGATGCGGCAACACCTTGGATTTCAGCGATCCCGTGGTGGTGGACCTGGCGTTGGATTCCCTGAGGTACTGGGTGAATGATTTCCACGTGGACGGCTTCCGCTTTGACCTCGCCGTGACCTTGTGCCGGGACGCTGGCAACCAATTCGATCCCAACCATCCCTTCCTGCGGGCCATTGCCGAGGATCCGGTGCTGTCAGAGGTCAAGCTCATTGCCGAGCCCTGGGATGTGGGTTACGGCGGCTGGCAGACAGGGCGGTTCCCGCAGGGATGGTCCGATTGGAACGACCATTTCCGCGACGGCGTCCGGCGCTTCTGGCTCTCCGATCGCGCTGCCATGGAGGCTGGCGGCCAAGGCGGCTCAGTCGCGTCGTTGGCTGAATTGATGGCAGGTTCGGCGAGCCTGTTTGCGCCCTCCGGCCGCACGCGCTTGGCCTCGGTCAACTTCATCACGGCACACGACGGCTTCACGCTCAAGGACTTGGTGAGCTACGACCGCAAGCACAACGAAGCCAACGGTGAGCAGAACAGGGACGGCCACGGAGACAACCGCAGCTACAACCATGGCTTTGAAGGCCGCAGCGAGAACGAGGAAATCGTGGCGGCCCGGGCGCTGTCCGTCCGGAATCTGATGGCTACCTTATTGTTGTCCATTGGCGTTCCCATGATCACCGCTGGTGATGAGATCGGGCGCACGCAGCACGGCAACAACAATGCTTACTGCCAGGACAATCCCACGGCGTGGTTGGACTGGAGCCGGACCCAGGAAGCCAACGCCATGTTCCAGACCACCAGGGAGCTTGTGAGGCTCCGCCGCTGGTTCCTGCGCCACCAGCCCGAGAGCTTCCCGGCCCACGCGAACGATTCCAACCTGCAGTGGTTCGACGACAAGGGAAAGCGCATGACGCCCGCGCGCTGGAATGATCCCAACGCGCGCTCCATCCAGCTCCTGATGGGTCACGAGGACAGCGAAATCCGTGGCTTGATCGTGGTGAACGGCAGCAACCAGGACGTGAAGATGGTGCTTCCCGAGATCCTCAGCGAAACGGGCATCGGCAAGCGCATGTTCGAGCTCCGGTTCACAACCTCGGTGCTGCATGAACGCCGGAAGGGTGCCCTGGTG
This genomic stretch from Micrococcaceae bacterium Sec5.1 harbors:
- the ispD gene encoding 2-C-methyl-D-erythritol 4-phosphate cytidylyltransferase, whose protein sequence is MSIPSKRAVTAVIVVAAGSGERLGYGMPKAKVPLGGETILMHALRGVVAADVARQICVAVPKGDAELRQLIAGFTVELVDGGPEITVVDGGSTRADSVRAALAALEDGTEAVLVHDAARALTPERVFQRVADALASGAKAVIPAMPVVDTIKTVAQTSASDSGIAPEVVTGTAPREQLRAVQTPQGFDLATLRRAHDAAELFDDKQAAAVTDDAMLVELLGVPVHAVRGASQSLKITTPLDLIIAEGLLEGPLGMRWVEG
- a CDS encoding ATP-binding protein: MLIGVVAGLVGLSLGVFGMLAFRISERQRRIVDLDVTEPLLPEGAAEVLAVVGRAFVVVDAIDGVVRASPAAYAYGLVRGHTVVHKQLLDMTAKVRRDGVILEQQYELPRGPLGKGTIVVQVRAAMLGWEYIVLLADDRTEITRTEEIRNDFVANVSHELKTPVGAISLLAEALEASPDDEEAVRRFAKRMHKESGRLAALVQDIIELSRLQGANVAQQGHTVDINTVITEAVDRSQLPAESKNIQILVGGHSDSLVFGDRDLLVTALRNLIDNAIRYSPENTRVGVGVRTREGVVAISVTDQGEGLTPEDQERVFERFYRVDAARSRHTGGTGLGLSIVKHVVSNHGGEVTVWSQPGQGSTFTIRLPEMEGQDDDAGLPAHAASTAESPELPAGGAAVETHHATQQPHHAN
- a CDS encoding phosphoglyceromutase, coding for MTYKLILLRHGHSDWNAKNLFTGWVDVDLNDQGREEAVRGGELLVENNILPDILYTSLLKRAINTANMALDKADRGWIPVKRDWRLNERHYGALQGKDKAQTLAEFGEEQFMEWRRSYDTPPPPLSDDSEFSQAHDVRYKDLGDALPRTECLKDVLVRLLPYWESDIKEDLKAGKTVLVTAHGNSLRALVKHLDGISDDAIAGLNIPTGIPLVYELDEDFQPINPGGTYLDPEAAADAILAVANQGKK
- a CDS encoding CarD family transcriptional regulator, yielding MVFEVGETVVYPHHGAAKIEEIKMRTIKGEEKMYLKLKVAQGDLTIEVPAENVDLVGVRDVVGKEGLEHVFDVLRAEFTEEPTNWSRRYKANLEKLASGDVIKVAEVVRDLWRRDHDRGLSAGEKRMLAKARQILISELALAEKTDEEKAASVLDEVLAS
- a CDS encoding response regulator transcription factor, giving the protein MSRILIVEDEESFSDPLSYLLGKEGFDVEVVDNGTDALVEFDRNGADLVLLDLQLPGTPGTEVCRQLRQRSSVPVIMLTAKDSEIDKVVGLELGADDYVTKPYSSRELVARVRAVLRRQGEPEELITSTVQAGPVRMDIERHVVSVNGEQVSLPLKEFELLEMLLRNSGRVLTRGQLIDRVWGSDYVGDTKTLDVHVKRLRSKIEPDPSVPRYLVTVRGLGYKFEP
- the phoU gene encoding phosphate signaling complex protein PhoU, which translates into the protein MRKVFQEELTQVGDDLVEISKLVHEAITKATTAFEGADVDLAQDVIAADARIDFLQNSLDERAIDILALQGPVASDLRMIVGSLRMSASLERMGDLARHVAQLARLRYPATVIPALLTQTFKAMAQHDIDITAKVIELLQTRNLEVARDILKINIAVDDLHLSVFKAIASPDWNETASTTVDVALASRYFERFADHGVSVARKVTYLVTGEWQPEGF
- the ispF gene encoding 2-C-methyl-D-erythritol 2,4-cyclodiphosphate synthase, with translation MAAPQAAGLPGHSVLPRTGIGVDVHAFAPEDDPQPLWLGGLFWEGEQGLSGHSDGDCVAHAAADALFSACGIGDLGTHFGTDRPEFAGASGVKLLGEAARIVRAAGFEIGNVAVQFVANRPKFGPRREESQRILTEAANAPVSVTATTSDGLGFTGRGEGISAIATALVYPVQGETQPGSTEGGLND